The Aptenodytes patagonicus chromosome 19, bAptPat1.pri.cur, whole genome shotgun sequence genome contains the following window.
AGTCCAGAACTCATCCTCTTCTTAGAGTTTCTATATTAATAAAGGAAATAGCTAAAGTACTTGCCAAGTTAAGCTGCCCAGTAGTTCTTCACAACACCAGACCTACATCCTCCTTACTTCACCCAATGGCTTGCACTTTCTTTATATACTCTCAGGATTATGAGCCACCTGCCTCTTGAGGTAGCAAATCTGCCTACTAACAAGAAAATGTGTAAAGCAAAGATAAGGCCTTAGAACTACCCAGGGTGCAGGCTCAGGGCTGATGAATGAGTTGCAGTGCTGTCTCTCAGCCACTATTTCTGATCCATTTTGGGTTAGTAGTAGATGCTCACAACCCTGGAAGGAAATTAGGGGTTGATTTGCATCTTGAGTAACTTTCCCTGTGGGCAGTCTCTTTATCTGGACTCACTGATACAATTGCTATTTCTCTGCTCTCTGTTTGTAATCCTTCAAGGCAGCCATGGACTGAGTAGGTACACAGAAACTCAGGCATGTTTTCCCCCTATAAATACAGCTATGTCACCTTGGTGGGGAAATAGGCTCTTAAACTGCCCctgctgtatttgttttgtatttgacAAAGCAGGAACATCAGATCATCTACGTTCATTCGCATATCTGACTTAAAGCATGATATGTGATGGTCCTAGCTTTAACTTTTCACATATGTTCTTCATGTCACAGCTAAGAGGAACAAAACTTTTGAACTGAGAAATAGAGAATATCAAGATCCTTTATCACCCCAGACCACAAATGATGCAGTTTGTATGCTCAAGGGCTGAACCAAGCTAAACCCAAGCACGTACTCTGGGCCAGATTTCTCTTTGGCTCTGATAAGCTCAGACTTTGGCAGGAGTGCGTAAAGATTTCCTGGACTCCAGACAATCCCAAGCGGCAGCAATAGACAAAGTGTATGTGCATCTACATGGGTgttgtgtgtatgtacatgtgtgGCAGGGATGATAGACAATAAACCCAGCTTTGTGTGCCAGGCTCCCTGTAAATAGGAAGCCATAGGGTGATGGATGGGCTTGGGAAGGCCTGGAGCAGAATGGATGGGGTAGGCTCTATGGTAGCTGACATGCAGAGAGCTGGCTGGAGCCAGGAGGATGGCATTGTGCAGATAAATGAGATTTCACTTCCCTGCTGGGtctctttccatctgtttttcagtttctggcGGCAAATGCGGGGAAGCTTCATATACAACCTGCCAAGAGACCTTCCTATTTCAAAAAGATCTCTCCCAGCTTTCTAGGGTCCCCAAAAGCAGACAGGTAATCTTATATGcacccttctcctttcttctctccaacATTTCTTGCACACTCACtttgtaaagaatattttttttgctgctggccCAGACATCCTTGGGATGACAGAGCAGCAGTCCCCTGCTCACAGATCTCCAGTCCTTTTGGGTCCCTCTTTGGAGCTGCCCTCCTCCTTAGGTTTCCTGTATCCATCGTCACCTTTCCTCCATACCTTGCCTTTCATATTTATCTGACTCTACAGTTTCCTTGTCCTTCATGACTGTGTTTGGTGTGAGAGATTTCCCCTCTGCAGATATTGAGGCTAAGCTACTTGAATCCCACCAACCCCCTTTGAAAcatctgctttccttttgcttgTGTTGTTTTCTCTCACTTTCTGCCATCACCAAACAGCACTCCACTGTAGAAAGGGTCAAATTCACTAATACATTAATTGCACTAGTGGCACAAGAGACAGGACATAGAGATTCAGGCTTGCAGGGGGTTGACTAGTAGCTGTAGTTACCCCTGTGCCTCCACAAAGCATCTTCCTGGGGCAGCTCATATCCAGTGACCACTCAACATTAGTTGAAGGGCTGGAACTGGGACTCTGTTTTTGCTGACCCGCTGGCCCAGGCAATCCCTTCCCTTCACTGGGCAGCTCTGGCTGACAGACTGCGCCCTGCCCTCCTAACCACTGAGGACAGAAGTGGCTTGTTCACAGAGCGCAACCCGGGAAATACCCTCTCCTGCAGGCCAGACTTGTGAGTAAGCTGGCAGTTTTGTACTTGTCACTAAGTCACTGCTAAGCTCCAGCTCTGATGAACACTGGACACCCTGCAAATCCTTCAAGTCACTACGTGCCTCGTGCCTTCAGCCACAGCCGTGCCACCCTTTCTCCTGTGCCTACCCTGACCTGCACAGAGAGCTTCACTGCTCTCAGTGTCCGTGCACGAGCAGGGAGGGTGCAGCAACAACATCCTCCAGGGACAGAGCAGCTCAGCAAGTCACTGTATTGAAGTGGAAGAGGGGCACGTGAATGAATATGCAGTaccctctgctctgcttccctctgAGACTTCATGGAGTGGCTGACACAGCCATCATACGCAACCTGCTATCAAACAGAGTCTACTCTACCCAATAATGAGATTAAAATAGCAATGAGTCTGAGATTAGCATCCAAGATATAGTCGCTTGCTGTCAGCACAGCAGAGAAGACTCTCCAGTTTAATGCACAATGCCTAGTGACAAATGAGACACAATCAATAGCAAAGGTCATTGGTCACCCGGCTGGAAAGCACCTGCCAGTGTGACAGGGAAGAATGGGGGCAGATTTGGCCCGACCTTCACTGGAGGGAGAAGTGGATGTGTCCCGACTGGCAGAACAGTTAGGGTGTCCTTTCAACATTTTAACTTGCATGTCATTCTCACTTTGAACCAAAATGTGTAGGATTAATGCCGCCTTCTGCAAGGGAGAGGAGATGGGAATACAAAACCATTTCCATTAAACCCTCTGGCTGACGGAAGACTTCAGGTGTGAATTGGATAAATGTCACTTAAATCCTACATGATGAATTACTGGCTGTAATAAGCCATTAACTGGTGCCAAATTGATTTAATTCAGAAATGAGATCTCACTTCTAtcagcagaggaggagcagagaatAACCCGTGGGTACTCAGGGGCTCGGTGCGTGGCAGCGCACGGCTTTGCAAACACAATGACTCGGTGGGAAAAGCTTCCTTCGCCCCTCGGCCActttccacagcagctctggCTCAAAGCCGGGACGTACCCCTGGGGTGCGCGAGGGGCTCAGCAGCTACCTGCGAGAGGGCCGATGCCTCTGTCCGAGGTGACTTTGcttccagggaaggggagagcCGTCTAGGGAGGGAGCTTGCAGTAGTCCCTGAAGTAGCAGGGACTTGCAGTAGGGTGGTGGGGAGCAAGCCCCAAAGCCCACGCTGCACACCCCTGCAAGGTCCACGGCACTGCACATCGCGCCGAGGGCGAGCCGGGTGACAGAACTGCGGCGGGAGCGGGAGAACCTGGAGCCTGCTCCCCGGCACGGGTGACAATAGGGCTGGCTGAAGGCACCGCGCACCGGCACCGGCGCTGTCCAGGCTCTGTGCTCGGCTCCCACCACTGAACGATGCCGCCGCGACCCGAGGCACCGCGCACCGAGGGTGTCCCGGCGGCGGCAGCACTGGGGGCCCCCATCACCCCCGGCCTTTGTCTCCTCCGGGGCGCACGGAAAGTGGGAAGGTGCCCCCCACTCCTCCCCAATCCCTGCGAAAGCAAAGGGAAATCAGCTCGGTGGAGCATGcacccccccccggtccccccgcgGCCCGACCCCGACCTGGGTGCAGGGTGAGCGCGATGCGGGCAGCACTGCCTACCTGTCCGCAGCTCCTCGGTCTGGGCTGAGcccggcaggcagggcagggcagcggctGTGCATGCAGCGGGAGGGGAGGCAGGTCTGCCGGGGGGGCAGAGGGGTGTTCAAACccgagaggaggaggaggaggaggaggagacagggggAAGGCAGTGGGGGAATGTGGAGAGGAACTGGGGACGCCGGGAATCCCGGGGGACTGGGGTGCATGGTGCGGGGGGAGGTGGGGTTGGGAGGGGCGGAGGGGCTCAGGGTGTGCTGGGCGCGGGGGGTGCAGAGGGTGCTGCAGGGGGGTGCATGGGGATGCAAGGGGCGCATGATGCGGGGGTGCCCGGtgcgaaggaggaggaggggtgcgGGAGCGCAGGGTGCGCGCTCccgcggggctggcggcaggaGCCGTCCCTGCCCCGGCCAGGGACCGGGGCAGACAAAGGACGGAGACAAAGGCGGGGCAGCCCGGCCCGGGCGGGGTGGCCCCCGCTTACCggcacggcggggcggggcgggcacggcgcccccgctccccgcaggGGCTCCCCCCCGCGTTACAGTAACGGGGTGGGAAACCGGGCCGGGGCACCAGCGTCCCCCGCTCCCTGCACCGAGCCCCGCTGGCAACGGAGGGAGCTGCGGCTGCGGCGCAGAGGGTGCCTGCCGGGAGCCCGCCGCGGGgagcgcgggggcggcgggcagcgccgggcagcgcggagcggcggggaccggcccccccccccgcgcccgctcCTCCGGCCGCCGGGGGGCGCTGGGGCTGCCCGCCGCCCTGACGTCACACGCCCGCGCCACCGCCCGGCCACCCGCGCCGGGCGCCGCGCGTGTGCGGCGGTGACGGTCACCGGGGGTCGGTAcggagcgggcgggggcggcggtggcGAGGGGCGCCGGGGGCCCCCGCGGGCCGGGTCGAGGCGGTAAGGGTAACCGGGGGTCCTCCGCGGCTCGGGGCGGGCTGGGTCGAGGCGGTGACGGTCGCTGGGGCTCCCCTGGGCGGGCGGTGGGGTAATGGAGGGCTGTGCGGAGGGGGCTCTGCGAGGTCGGGAGCCCCGTTTCGGAAGGGAGCAGTGTTGAACGCCTGGTAGCACGGGCTCAGAAATGCGGGCAGGAATACAGAAGTAAAGGCAATGCTTGTCTGCTGGGGAGCGGTGGGACCGGCGCGCCCcggggtccccatccctgtcccgaAAGCTGTGCTCCGTCCTTCTGTGAGCCCAGTCGTTAGAGAAACCAGTGTGTGAAACGGTGAAGGAGCATCTGGTgattctcctttctctcctttgaagCCACgaagcgggcagggcgcagcgcAAGCTGGTGCAGGAGGCCTGTGCTAGTTATTCTGGGCTAGCGCAGGAGCCCATGTAATAGACACGAGCACTTTGAAGTTGATGGATTACAAATTACGTGATGTCCCTGCCTCCTTTGcttcccttttcttccaaaaattctTCAGTAAGGGATTGCTAGCTTCCAAAAAGCACCACGAAGGAAGCGCAGGCTTTCTCTTTCCTGATGCCTACTCCTCCTCGCTTCCCCTAGCCATCCCTCAGTGCCGTCTGTTATGCTGGGAAGGTGGGACGACTTCTTCTGGAAACTGGCCTCATATGTATAGGACAGCGAATTCCAGTGAACAGATGAAAGGCTGTTACCTGCAGCATTGCTCCAATCAGTTACTCCAAAACCTTAAGTTGAAGGAGTATTAAATGTGTGGTTCTTAGGGCCCAACCTTGTGACTGTGTTTAAGGTTGGGTCTCTTGGGATGCTGTTGGGAAGGGCCCCTGTCACTGGGGCCTCAGTTTAAGAAAGGGGGATGTTTAGGTGAGGATGGTAACCTAAACCTCTGAAAACACAAGATTCTTTATGCTACTCTGATACAGATCTTTTGTACAAATTTGAGAGTCACTGCAGCTGGAGTGCTAGAGAGATGCTTAAGTATCTTAATTCTGTTTATTGTAGCAGATCGCTGATATTCCAGGGAGTCTTTGTATGCAGTGGTAAGATTCTGAtttaaaaagggagaggagagtaGCTTCCTGTTTTGTGAAGGTTGAAGTAATTCTTTGTAGAGCTGAAAAACATGGTTTGTTGCAGCTGAAGCAGCTTGAAAAATCAGTGGCTAAGCAACCGATTGGAATGTCTGTGGCTTATCAGAGGTCTGTGTAAGACACCTGTGTTACTGATGGAGCCACAGTGCTCCTGGAGGCATTTAAAGACATACACGGTTTATGAAAAATGGTGCTGCTATTAGTGGTTAGACATGCACGTGGAGAGTATggataaaataatgaaacaaattaaaatttgtaataGAAAATTATGTACACTGTAGCTTAAAATGTGTAAGGCACATACTCCGCTATATAAGGAAAGCTGTTGGAAGGTTGAGCCCCAGCATCTGCTGTTTGATTGTTGGCACATGGTATTTAATTTGGCTATCTAATTTGCTGCCCTTTACAATTGTCACAAGTttcaggctccccagggaagtggtcagggTACCAAGCCTGTCAGtgcaaggagcatctggatgatgctcttagtcatgtGGTTTAGTTTTTGGTTAGTCCTGCacggagcagggagttggactccgTGACCCTCATGGCtaccttccaacttgagatattccgTGATTCTGTGTGACAAATTCCACGTTACCTTAATGATGCAGCTGTGCAGAGTTTGGTTTCCTTGggactagagagagagagacagacagacaggcaggcaCTCCGAAGCTGTTGGTAGTAGACAGCAGATGAGTACCTGTGTTGTGCAGTGTCAGTGGAAGATGCAGATCCTAGCCTGAACAAGCAATGTTTCATGGTGGTGGTGTGAGAATAAACCTATAAAACTGAGAAGTTCTTGTGTTGTAATAGGATACAGAGGTTAGAAAAGGGGTATATTCTAGTATGTTACGAGAACATTtatgtggctttaaaaaaaaatagtgtttcttgTGCTACTAAAAAGTGATTGTCTAAACTTTACTGCGTCTTGGGAATCATGAATTCTCCAGTCCTagcaaaatgcatgaaaaaggGAGGGAGACAGTGAAGAACTGTGAACTGGACagattttcacctttttttttttaataaaacccaattaaaaaaagcaggaatttaaATTATGAGTAATCTATCAATCTGAGGTGTGAGCCAGAACACCACAATGATGCTGTCTTTGGTTTTATGCACTACTGGTGATTTCTGACGTGTTGGTTACGGAGGGTGCTTAAACCTTTTGCAGTGGGCCCTGCGGATTTGTCGTGGCAGTGTTCATATGCTTGTGACTAAGCGCAGAGGACAGTTTGTTGGGTCTGAGCTCAGCAGCCCTAGGGAAGCGGATGGCTCCCTGAGCTGACTGCGTTAATAATATAGGAGCCAGAGGATAAACATTCTTTTTGTGATTACTTCCAGGTTCTGGGAAAGATGACCACTCTCACACGGCAGGACCTTAACTTTGGGCAAGGTAATGTGTTGTGCTATGCTGCAAACTGGTACACTTGCAAGGCTTCTTGTTGGCATATGAGCTTGTGGAATTGTTGTTGGAGGGTTGCTCTGTCCCTAAACTTGCAGCTAAGGGGAAGCAGGTGAAATTTATGCAGggaaaaataccttaaaaaaaaaaataatcctacgAGTATATGGTATTGCTCTGCATGCTTCCCCCTGCCACCGCTTCAGCATCTTTTACTTTTGTGTTTCAGTTGTTGCAGATGTTCTTTCAGAATTTCTGGAAGTGGCTGTTCATCTTATCTTATATGTCAGAGAAGTTTACCCTATTGGGAtctttcagaagaggaaaaaatacaatgtaCCTGTCCAGGTAGGAGATTTTCCTGGAAGCTGACAGCCATGTGGACAAGCAAAATAGTGGGGATCAGTCAAAACTCACCAGAACAAACTAAGTCACTTCCAGAATTTGTTTTAATGTGCAAACTCATTTTTTAAGAGAACTTAGTTCCTGTCAAAAGGGAAAACAGCCCTGTAGCTGAGGATACGGCAGCACTTATGGAACAAGCAGATCACAAACAACAGTAGTAGGCGGCTTCCCCAGCTATGTGTAGTAAGGTAACATAAAAGCATGCTTCCTAGGAAGCAGAGATAGTTGGAATATACTATTCCCAATATGCTATTGTGGGTATATATTCCCAATATGCTACAAGCGTGTGGGTACAGTGATCTGCCGCAGCTAATTCACCCTTCCATGAAAGAATTACTCGTTTGAGTTGGCAACTTAGAATTTTTCACCACTATCTGAAGCATGACTCAGGTGCCTTGTAACACATTGGTGCTTCTGTTTAACTCTTCTCATTTAGCATTGTCCTGGTTCACATCAGAACACAGCTCTGACTATTCACTGTATTTGCTACAGATGTCCTGCCACCCGGAGCTGAATCAGTACATCCAGGACACACTGCACTGTGTAAAGCCGCTGCTCGAGAAGGTAAGATCATACTGGGGACCTGGCCAAAAGTACTGCAAGTGGTTTTGATAGAAAATAAGAGAACGTAAATACTGTCTTCAttgtaaaatttatttataaGTTTACCATACACAATATACTAGCTGATAAAGTTACTAACAAAAATAACATCCATAGCCTTTCCTTGCAGTTAAGGCCCAGCCTTGCTGCTGATCATGGGCATGTAGTTGCATCTAATACATGCAAATGAGGATATACAGCTCTATATTTTCAGTTACATCATCCTACACGTTAACTTTCTACTTTTGAATACATTTAAGTTTAAGCACCTATCTGGCAGAATAGTTTGAATGCTTTGCTGTAACCCAGCAAGCAAAGGTAGGTTTGAACTCGAGGTTTTGTGAGAGAAAGGTGTGACCATATGAAACATTTCAGGATGTAGGATACTGGCAGATTTTGCATTCTCTGCTCTTTACAGACAACCTAATGCACATTTAGAGAAAGGAAATAGGTCAGTTTTACATTGCGGTAGTACAAAGTTGCTATATTTGTCCAACAGACTAAGCATGTCTTAACTTCCTCATCATTGTCCATTCCCAAGTGATGCAATAAGATAGCTGtacttttcctcctttgttcCAAAACAGTATCTAGAGAAATGTGCTATTTAGTGCACTTCATCTCCCTAGGCCTTAGCGATGAGCTATCAGTTTAACATCTAGCAAGAAAGggctttgcaaaagcatttttttctgatcGGTAATAGTAATCTGACAGTGCTCAAGCTTTGGATAACTGCTAGTGCTGAGAGCCACAACAAATAAGCATACTCCCACTTTATCAGAAGTATGCGAAGCACACTGGGGGCAGAAGACAGCTTGTTTTAAGGAAGGGATTTTTCTATCTTTGTTCTTGCAGAATGATGTGGAGAAAGTTGTAGTTGTAATCCTGGATAAAGAGCACCACCCTGTGGAGAGATTTGTCTTTGAGATCACCCAGCCACCTCTTCTTTCCATTAGGTAACGTTTCCATTACTGCTTGCCCATGGCATCCAACACCTGCCTCTGCAGAGGTGTTCTGGAAGCAGCTCCAGGCTCCAGTACTTTGCTGCATGCCAGTAACAACTGTCTCCTCAACAGTTCAGAGTCCCTGCTGTCCCACGTGGAGCAGTTACTGCGTGCCTTCATCCTGAAGATCAGTGTGTGCGATGCTGTGCTTGACAACAATCCCCCAGGTAAACATGTCCATACAGCCTGACAGCATGGCGTTGCTTGACTTGAGACAACAATAGGTAGTGTCTGATCCTCTGTTAGTTGTCCCCTGATCTGGAGCCTACCATTTCTCTTGCAGGTTGCACCTTCACAGTTCTGGTTCACACACGGGAGGCTGCCACACGGAACATGGAAAAGATCCAGGTGATAAAGGTGAGCGATATCTTTGGCTACCTGATTGCGTGTGAGCAACCTGCAAAGACTGGAAATGCAAGAGTGTTGGCATCTTTAAGGTTAAGGCTGCTAGATAATGTTAGCTTTACATGATACACTTCACAACTTTGCTTTGAATGTGTTAAAATGGTTTACACTGGTGAGGTGACTAAGCACATTCACCACACACCAGCCACAATTGCAGACCATAGCTGCTTCAATGCCTGAATTAGATTGTAACAATACTTACTGCATAAGGCCTGCTCAGTCACTTAAAAGTACTCTGACATATAGAATAGGTACTTGAATTTAAGTAACAACCCCACCCCCCATCCACTATGTGTGGATGATCGATTCTTTGTAAATAGCAAGGAAGACTAAGATTCAAGTAACTAGCGAGTTTTGGGTGCACAAATATGTTTTATCTTGCAGGAAAGTGCGTGCAGATCACTttttaaagcaagattttttttaagaatcctTGCTTAGGTACAGGGGAACTTTTTTCTCTGAGCCAAGTTATTTTGGGTGTCCTAAGGCACAATATAAATAAAGCTAATGAAGTATAAAATTGTTTCAAAATGGAAGTCTGCTCTGTACTGCTTAGTAATGGAAACTGGTAGTATAGTAGGCCAAACTTGCAAGGCAGGACAGAAATCCATGCCCTGAGCATTTTGGAGTTGCAGTTCAATGCTGGTGTAACGAATATAACATGCTAGCTCAGGACAGCTAAGAGTATATCTTTTAAAGAAGTGAGATGTCACCTTTGGAGTAAGTAAAATGGGTTAACCTTACAGTTTGATGCTGTAATTAAAGATAATTATGCCGAGTCTCAGAGCCAAGTGTGCAAGTGTTAAGTTTTGCTGTTATGGAAGGTTTGAGttacctgtttcttccctcaGCCACTAGATCTCTCATTCACTTAATGCTGACCTAGTGCTGAGAAAGAGAGCTCACCTTACAGAGTCTGCCAGCCTCTCTGCAAATAAAGCACCTTGTGTTGCTGCCCCTAGGATTTCCCGTGGATCCTCGCTGATGAACAAGACGTGCACATGCATGACCCCCGGCTTATTCCCCTGAAAACTATGACATCTGATATCTTAAAGGTGAGCAGAGCATTCTGGCCCAAGAGGTGGCTGAAACAGCACATACTTTAAGCTTTGTCTACTCCGATGCTAGCTCTGCAGTTTTCTGTAGGGTAACAGTTTTAATATTGCTGAGCACTATTATTGCTTAGTCTTGCAGATGCCTGTGCCAGTAATGAGAACAGGGCAAGACTCCTCATAATAAAATAGGAAACCTGGTTATGGGGGAAGGTACAAACTCTTCCTATTTAGCCTGTTGCAGACTTTTTTCCCATTCACCTACCTGCACATCAAACAGAACTGATGCTTGTTTCTCTCCTCCAGATGCAGCTGTATGTAGAAGAACGAGCCCACAAAGGCACCTGATTTCAAGTCTTCCTTGCCTTCAAGCCTCATCTGATCTTCCAGTGGAATAAGATCTCACAAACCATACCTTGATAACCATCTCTTCAGCTGGCCTTCTGGGTGAATGtagagcagctgctgcctctttATTTCAAGTGCTCTTACCACTGTATATAGAACTGACTTGGAATGTGGAGCCAGAGCCTGTTCCCATGTACACTCGTGAGCGAGTGAGTGTAGGTTTTGTTACAGTGAATCCCTGGGGGCAGGATACAGCCAACTGCAGTACGCAGTCAGCGCTTTGTACAAATCCACTTCTCACCTTAACAGGGCATCGCCATTGCACATCGGCAGTGATACACAGCCATCTGTTATATGCTCCACTAGAGCAATGGACTTATACACTAAGGGTGAGTGAGGCCTTATGTAGTGTCTGTCCACTGTGACTGTCCCAAGTCGTCTTCAATAAATATTAAGTTTTACCCCAGTTGAACTAGGCTGAGTTCTGTCCAAACCAGCCTCCCCGCTTAAGTGAGGAAGTACTTTTATTTTGTATGGAGCTTTGTATTTTACGTGGAGCTTCCACCACCTTTCCACACCTTTTCTGGAACATACGTGGGATCTGTCAATTCCTGTGAGAGGCTATGCAACGTTGGTCTCTACCCTTTCCATGGGAGAGCTTTCAGCATTGGCATGGCATTAAGCAAGGTGGAATGTGTCTGTCCAGCAAGGACACTTGCCAAATGTCCTACTCCTAACGGAGAACAGACAAGGGAAACACTGTTAATCCTACACCTGTCAAAGGAGATGGAAGGTGGCCTTAGTATTGGCTCTATGCATACAGGGGTAGAAGACATAGTTCATAGTATGAGCTGAGCTTGTTGGTCAGACAATTTGATAAGACAGCCAGTATAGTACCTCCCTGCTTCCTCCA
Protein-coding sequences here:
- the MAD2L2 gene encoding mitotic spindle assembly checkpoint protein MAD2B, encoding MTTLTRQDLNFGQVVADVLSEFLEVAVHLILYVREVYPIGIFQKRKKYNVPVQMSCHPELNQYIQDTLHCVKPLLEKNDVEKVVVVILDKEHHPVERFVFEITQPPLLSISSESLLSHVEQLLRAFILKISVCDAVLDNNPPGCTFTVLVHTREAATRNMEKIQVIKDFPWILADEQDVHMHDPRLIPLKTMTSDILKMQLYVEERAHKGT